Proteins from a genomic interval of Phenylobacterium sp. LH3H17:
- a CDS encoding acyl-CoA dehydrogenase produces the protein MTFRAPVRDLALALRTAGHPALVGQAFPELDDDTVAAVLEAAGAFVESELAPLNRKGDQVGARFENGVVSAAPGFAQAYQAFVAGGWNSLSADPEHGGQGLTKAMELAVFEMVHASNMAFGLCPMLTQAAIEALDLHGTERQKRLVLPKLVSGEWTGTMNLTEPQAGSDLAAVTTRAEPDGEGGYRLHGQKIFITWGDHDAADNICHLVLARLPDAPPGVKGISLFLATKRLVEDDGSLGIANDLRAGSIEHKLGIHGSPTCVMLFEGAKAELVGEVNNGIAHMFVMMNAARLQVGVQGVAIAERAFQQALAFSQERRQGRAAWSADGSIYGHPDVRRTLLLMKAKIEAARAICLTTGVCADLARLAPSEAERTTARQRQELLTPIAKAWSTDVGVEVASQGVQVHGGMGFIEETGAAQHYRDARIAPIYEGTNGIQAIDLVGRKIPMEGGGVMDALCAEMHATVADLAATPGLEAVGARLDAGIAALERATDWLLQNKGPNALTAATPYLKLAGDVIGGWMLARQALATAAGSDDWSRSKSALARLYAGQVLAQAPGLADGVMDGAGDLESVTARALGV, from the coding sequence ATGACCTTCCGCGCCCCGGTCCGCGATCTCGCGCTCGCCCTACGGACCGCCGGTCACCCGGCCCTGGTCGGCCAGGCCTTCCCCGAGCTGGACGACGACACCGTCGCCGCGGTGTTGGAGGCCGCGGGGGCCTTCGTGGAAAGCGAGTTGGCGCCCCTGAACCGCAAGGGCGACCAGGTCGGCGCGCGCTTCGAGAACGGCGTGGTCAGCGCCGCGCCGGGCTTCGCCCAGGCCTACCAGGCCTTCGTGGCCGGCGGCTGGAACTCGCTGTCGGCCGATCCCGAGCACGGCGGCCAGGGCCTGACCAAGGCCATGGAGCTGGCCGTCTTCGAGATGGTCCACGCCTCCAACATGGCCTTCGGCCTCTGCCCCATGCTCACCCAGGCCGCCATCGAGGCCCTCGACCTGCACGGGACCGAGCGCCAGAAGCGGCTCGTCCTGCCCAAGCTGGTCTCCGGCGAATGGACCGGCACCATGAACCTGACCGAGCCCCAGGCCGGTTCGGACCTGGCCGCCGTCACCACCCGGGCCGAGCCCGACGGCGAAGGCGGCTACCGCCTGCACGGTCAGAAGATCTTCATCACCTGGGGCGACCACGACGCCGCCGACAACATCTGCCACCTGGTGCTGGCCCGCCTGCCCGACGCCCCGCCCGGCGTGAAGGGCATCTCGCTCTTCCTGGCCACCAAGCGGCTGGTCGAGGACGACGGCAGCCTGGGGATCGCCAACGACCTGCGCGCCGGGTCGATCGAGCACAAGCTGGGCATCCACGGCTCCCCCACCTGCGTCATGCTGTTCGAGGGCGCCAAGGCCGAGCTGGTCGGCGAGGTGAACAACGGCATCGCCCATATGTTCGTGATGATGAACGCCGCGCGCCTGCAGGTCGGCGTCCAGGGCGTGGCCATCGCCGAGCGCGCCTTCCAGCAGGCCCTGGCCTTCAGCCAGGAGCGCCGCCAGGGCCGCGCGGCCTGGTCCGCTGACGGCTCGATCTACGGCCACCCCGACGTGCGCCGCACCCTGCTGCTGATGAAGGCCAAGATCGAGGCCGCCCGCGCGATCTGCCTGACCACCGGAGTCTGCGCCGACCTGGCCCGGCTGGCGCCCAGCGAGGCCGAGCGGACCACCGCGCGCCAGCGCCAGGAGCTGCTGACCCCCATCGCCAAGGCCTGGTCAACCGACGTCGGGGTCGAGGTCGCCTCGCAGGGCGTGCAGGTCCACGGTGGCATGGGCTTCATCGAGGAGACCGGCGCGGCCCAGCACTATCGCGACGCCCGCATCGCCCCGATCTACGAAGGCACCAACGGCATCCAGGCCATCGACCTCGTGGGCCGCAAGATCCCGATGGAGGGCGGCGGTGTCATGGACGCCCTGTGCGCGGAGATGCACGCCACCGTCGCGGACCTGGCCGCAACGCCGGGCCTGGAGGCGGTCGGGGCGCGGCTCGACGCCGGGATCGCGGCCCTGGAGCGGGCCACCGACTGGCTGCTGCAGAACAAGGGCCCCAACGCGCTCACGGCGGCGACGCCCTACCTGAAGCTGGCCGGCGACGTGATCGGCGGCTGGATGCTGGCCCGCCAGGCGCTCGCCACGGCGGCCGGGTCCGACGACTGGTCGCGGAGCAAGTCCGCCCTCGCCCGCCTCTATGCCGGCCAGGTCCTGGCCCAGGCGCCCGGTTTGGCGGACGGGGTGATGGACGGCGCAGGCGACCTGGAAAGCGTCACCGCCCGGGCTCTCGGGGTTTAG
- a CDS encoding peptide MFS transporter → MGYPRGAVLVVMVEFWERFSFYSMLSILALFLTAPQVQGGFGWSAAAALRLVGIYTGLMYALPIVGGLLADRFLGHRRAIAIGASLMVAGHFLMATPVVMPLLVDVFTGADTTTALHHLQDPLGGWSPPGALSGRGEALSYLLVSGGFFVALACLVAGNAMMKSTLVVVLGDLFSPTDPRREGAYAYYYLSISVGALVAGLASGWVAQRFGWHYGFTMAGGGMAVALGLYLRLGTRWLGPARSPSTPQDQPSPSRHTIRGRVTILAALAALLCIYEIGAFQLWGAWSLFIEDGVDRRIGDFTIPTPWYSALNAATVIPVTPLLATLWVYLSVRRRDPDIIQKYALGLLLGGACLAMFALASGQASGGEKAHWVIPALAVIITSIGEIVAWTSTYGAVYRLAPANLRSVSMGAFYAATMGLGGFLAGWLGQATERIGYTAYFEGLAAATLLAAAAALALRPILVRLAAAAGASLRATS, encoded by the coding sequence TTGGGTTACCCGCGCGGCGCGGTTCTCGTGGTCATGGTGGAGTTCTGGGAGCGCTTCAGCTTCTACAGCATGCTCTCGATCCTCGCCCTGTTCCTGACGGCGCCCCAGGTGCAGGGGGGGTTTGGGTGGAGCGCCGCGGCGGCCCTCAGGCTGGTCGGCATCTATACCGGGCTGATGTACGCCTTGCCGATCGTCGGAGGTCTCCTTGCCGACCGCTTCCTGGGCCATCGGCGGGCGATCGCCATCGGCGCGTCCCTGATGGTGGCAGGTCACTTCCTCATGGCGACGCCCGTGGTCATGCCTTTGCTGGTGGACGTCTTCACAGGCGCCGACACGACCACCGCCCTGCATCACCTCCAAGACCCCCTGGGCGGGTGGTCGCCGCCTGGCGCCCTTTCGGGCCGCGGAGAGGCCTTGAGCTATCTTCTGGTCAGCGGCGGGTTCTTTGTCGCCCTGGCCTGCCTGGTGGCGGGCAACGCCATGATGAAGTCGACGCTGGTCGTCGTTCTTGGCGACCTGTTTTCGCCGACCGACCCCCGGCGCGAGGGGGCTTACGCCTACTACTATCTGAGCATCAGCGTCGGGGCCCTCGTCGCCGGCCTGGCCTCGGGCTGGGTGGCCCAGCGATTTGGCTGGCACTACGGCTTCACGATGGCCGGAGGCGGCATGGCGGTGGCCCTGGGCCTCTACCTGAGGCTCGGAACACGGTGGCTTGGCCCGGCGAGATCGCCGTCGACGCCGCAGGACCAACCCTCCCCGAGCCGTCACACCATCCGAGGTCGGGTCACGATCCTCGCGGCCCTCGCCGCCCTTCTGTGCATCTACGAAATCGGGGCGTTCCAGTTATGGGGCGCTTGGTCCCTGTTCATCGAAGACGGGGTCGACCGGCGCATCGGAGACTTCACGATTCCGACCCCGTGGTATTCGGCGCTCAACGCCGCGACGGTCATACCGGTCACCCCCCTCCTCGCGACACTCTGGGTCTACCTTTCGGTTCGCCGAAGAGATCCCGACATCATCCAAAAATACGCCCTGGGCCTCCTGCTCGGCGGCGCGTGCCTTGCGATGTTCGCCCTGGCGAGCGGCCAGGCGAGCGGTGGCGAGAAGGCCCACTGGGTCATTCCCGCGTTGGCCGTGATCATCACTTCGATCGGCGAAATCGTGGCCTGGACATCCACCTATGGGGCGGTGTACCGGCTAGCCCCCGCAAACCTCCGCTCCGTCAGCATGGGGGCCTTCTATGCCGCCACCATGGGACTGGGCGGCTTCCTGGCGGGGTGGCTGGGGCAGGCCACGGAGAGGATCGGCTACACCGCCTATTTCGAAGGTTTGGCCGCAGCGACACTGCTCGCCGCCGCCGCCGCCCTCGCGCTTCGACCAATCCTCGTTCGGTTGGCGGCAGCGGCCGGGGCGAGCCTCCGCGCGACCTCCTGA
- a CDS encoding DeoR/GlpR family DNA-binding transcription regulator has translation MSRRREERVEALTAALDQRGVLRLRDAASLAGVSEMTIRRDVEAMPERFAYFGGHIVPAAGRLGPSVYQIEREADSFAEAKASACRRAISLIRPDMTLFIDCGTTLVHLAHMLPRDMSLTVVCYSLNVAAQLAARPDVRMVLLGGLYYSGSASFSADGGEPLSKFGIDLAFLSAGGVDRERGASCAHLHEVPVKQKAIENARESFLVIDSSKIGRVRPMYFARASAFRRVITELGDLDLQAAEWRTPSASR, from the coding sequence TTGAGTCGGAGAAGAGAGGAGAGGGTCGAGGCGCTGACGGCGGCGCTCGATCAACGGGGCGTGCTGCGCCTGCGCGATGCTGCCAGTCTGGCTGGGGTGTCGGAGATGACCATCCGCCGCGACGTGGAGGCGATGCCGGAACGCTTCGCCTATTTCGGAGGTCACATCGTGCCGGCGGCCGGGCGGTTGGGCCCGTCCGTCTATCAGATCGAGCGAGAGGCAGATAGTTTCGCAGAGGCGAAGGCGTCGGCCTGCCGCCGCGCGATCAGCCTCATCAGGCCAGACATGACGCTCTTCATCGATTGCGGCACGACCCTCGTGCATCTGGCGCATATGCTTCCTCGGGACATGTCTCTTACCGTGGTCTGCTATTCGCTCAACGTGGCGGCCCAACTGGCGGCCCGGCCGGATGTCCGGATGGTGCTGCTGGGCGGCCTCTACTACTCCGGGTCGGCGTCGTTTTCGGCCGACGGCGGAGAGCCGCTGTCGAAGTTTGGAATCGATCTGGCCTTTCTCTCGGCAGGGGGGGTCGATCGCGAACGAGGCGCGAGTTGCGCGCACCTGCATGAGGTCCCGGTCAAGCAGAAGGCGATCGAGAATGCTCGGGAGAGCTTCCTCGTGATCGATTCAAGCAAGATCGGGCGCGTTCGACCCATGTATTTCGCCCGGGCGTCGGCGTTTCGCCGCGTCATCACCGAATTGGGTGACCTGGATCTCCAGGCTGCCGAGTGGCGCACGCCGTCCGCTAGCCGCTGA
- a CDS encoding Lrp/AsnC family transcriptional regulator, giving the protein MDMKILARLAKDGRISWRDLADEVGLSLTPVLRRVRRLESEGYITGYVAQLDESRLAGSMSVFVSVTLERQVKDALTAFEAEVRKLPQVMSCYLMTGGADYMLRVVVRDLAEYQALLLEGITNLPGVAHIQSSFALRPVLERGLLPSAAPLEA; this is encoded by the coding sequence ATGGATATGAAAATCCTGGCGCGCCTCGCCAAGGACGGCCGCATCAGCTGGCGCGACCTGGCTGACGAGGTCGGTCTCTCCCTGACCCCGGTGCTCCGCCGGGTGCGTCGGCTCGAGTCCGAGGGATATATCACCGGCTATGTGGCGCAGCTGGATGAGTCCCGGCTCGCCGGATCGATGAGCGTCTTCGTCTCGGTGACCCTCGAACGCCAGGTGAAGGACGCGCTCACCGCCTTCGAGGCGGAGGTCAGAAAATTGCCTCAGGTCATGAGTTGCTACCTGATGACCGGCGGTGCGGACTATATGCTTCGGGTCGTCGTGCGGGACCTCGCTGAGTACCAAGCCCTTCTCCTGGAGGGGATCACCAACCTGCCCGGAGTGGCTCACATCCAGTCCAGCTTTGCGCTCCGGCCGGTGCTGGAACGCGGTCTCCTGCCCTCGGCGGCCCCGCTGGAAGCCTAG
- a CDS encoding MFS transporter — MTAPLLDPAVIHRRRYYVLAVLSIVSFFNYMDRSVLAVLIEPIKNDLKISDTQVGLLAGFTFAVFYASFGIPIARLADRSSRVRILSIAITLWSLMTAVSGLAHTYWHLLLARIGVGVGEAGCVPASHSLISDYFPPKERAFAISVFQAGGVVGVTFGLAAAGIVAQTFGWRWVFAVLGAPGIVVGLLAWLTVAEPMRRGHKDLAQTAPPATGKLWTDVRQLLGQSSYRHILLAVSIGNFVANGLGQWTASFFVRVHELTIAQVGVWLGASSGVGGVVGILLGGIISVRLVARDRRWEVWLPAMASGLSLPLYFITFVHPVAAFAIGAKFLAALVAALGTGVGLASIQSVVPANMRAMGVAIIMFASAFIGMGAGPLAVGILSDYLAPHFGRFSLRYALVVTLAVSLWSILHYWLASRRFREHAGDDELETCPA, encoded by the coding sequence ATGACCGCGCCCCTCCTGGACCCTGCGGTGATCCACCGCCGGCGCTACTATGTGCTCGCCGTCCTGTCGATCGTCAGCTTCTTCAACTACATGGATCGCAGCGTTCTTGCGGTCCTGATCGAGCCGATCAAGAACGACCTCAAGATCAGCGACACCCAGGTGGGACTTCTGGCGGGGTTCACCTTTGCGGTCTTCTACGCGTCCTTCGGCATTCCCATCGCGCGCCTGGCCGACAGAAGTTCCCGGGTTCGAATACTCTCCATCGCGATCACGCTCTGGAGCCTGATGACCGCGGTGTCCGGCCTGGCGCACACCTACTGGCATCTGCTTTTGGCCAGGATCGGGGTGGGCGTCGGTGAGGCGGGCTGCGTTCCGGCGTCTCACTCCCTGATCTCCGACTATTTCCCACCGAAGGAACGCGCCTTCGCCATCAGCGTCTTCCAGGCCGGCGGCGTCGTGGGCGTCACATTCGGGCTGGCGGCCGCCGGGATCGTCGCGCAGACCTTCGGTTGGCGGTGGGTCTTCGCGGTCCTCGGGGCGCCCGGCATCGTGGTCGGGCTCCTGGCCTGGTTGACCGTCGCCGAGCCGATGCGCCGCGGTCACAAGGATTTGGCGCAAACCGCCCCGCCTGCGACAGGGAAGTTATGGACCGATGTCCGCCAACTCCTGGGCCAAAGCAGCTACCGTCACATCCTGCTCGCCGTCTCAATCGGCAACTTCGTGGCCAACGGCCTCGGCCAATGGACCGCGTCGTTCTTCGTTCGCGTCCATGAACTCACGATCGCCCAGGTCGGCGTCTGGCTTGGAGCCTCATCGGGGGTGGGCGGCGTGGTGGGAATCCTGCTGGGCGGGATCATCTCGGTTCGCCTCGTGGCGCGTGATCGTCGTTGGGAGGTCTGGCTCCCGGCCATGGCCAGCGGGCTGTCGCTGCCCCTCTATTTCATCACCTTCGTGCATCCCGTGGCCGCTTTCGCGATCGGCGCGAAATTTTTGGCGGCTCTGGTCGCAGCCCTGGGGACCGGCGTCGGCTTGGCGAGCATCCAGTCGGTCGTGCCGGCGAATATGCGTGCGATGGGGGTGGCGATCATCATGTTCGCCAGCGCCTTCATCGGTATGGGCGCAGGACCCTTGGCGGTCGGCATCCTCAGCGACTACCTCGCGCCCCACTTCGGGCGCTTCTCCCTGCGATACGCGCTTGTCGTCACGCTTGCCGTCTCACTGTGGTCCATCCTCCACTACTGGCTGGCCTCGAGACGATTCCGCGAGCACGCCGGGGACGATGAACTGGAGACCTGCCCGGCGTGA
- a CDS encoding M81 family metallopeptidase, whose product MRIFIGSLAVETISFSNFPVSLQCFQQEVLEYEDGTLRNPSNQLRAPREWRRLAEAEGHELIEGLQAIAQPGGYTVRSAYEGLRDWLLEQVKAAGPLDVILLLMHGAMAAEGYDDCEGDTLEKLRALVGPDVKIGVELDLHAHLTPRMVDNATAIITFKEYPHIDHAPRAVELYNLCLRAARGEVSPVSEVHETRMISLWRTPQQPTRGFVDRISALEGVDGVLSVSFVHGNPWLDVPDCGARILVVTDGDRAQARDLAAVLGAEIWELRNQARDSYVEIEEALELAAASPVRPVVFADVADNAGGGAPSDSTFLLKPLLAQTAASAVFGCVWDPIAVQICFDAGLGARLPLRIGGKCGATSGDAVDVQATVRGLIRDHDQAGQGRSPVGHSAWISVGNIDIVLISKRVQTLTTRVYDEFGIDLKSKDIVVAKSTQHFFASFSQLSERIIYVTSDGTLRPDFENIKYKKNISPYWPKFEDPRS is encoded by the coding sequence ATGCGTATCTTCATTGGCTCCCTCGCCGTCGAGACGATCAGCTTCTCGAACTTTCCGGTCAGCCTCCAGTGTTTCCAGCAGGAGGTTCTCGAGTACGAGGACGGCACGCTCAGGAACCCCAGCAATCAGCTGCGCGCGCCTCGGGAGTGGCGGCGGCTGGCCGAAGCCGAGGGGCACGAACTCATTGAAGGTCTGCAGGCCATCGCCCAGCCGGGCGGCTACACGGTGCGTTCGGCCTATGAAGGGCTGCGAGATTGGCTGCTCGAACAGGTCAAGGCGGCCGGCCCCCTGGACGTCATCCTCCTGCTGATGCACGGCGCAATGGCTGCGGAGGGCTATGACGACTGCGAGGGCGACACCCTTGAGAAGCTGAGGGCCCTGGTGGGTCCCGACGTGAAGATCGGCGTTGAACTCGATCTTCACGCCCACCTCACCCCGAGGATGGTCGACAACGCCACGGCGATCATCACCTTCAAGGAATACCCGCACATCGATCACGCGCCGCGCGCCGTCGAACTCTACAATCTGTGCCTGCGGGCGGCGCGCGGAGAGGTCTCGCCCGTCTCCGAGGTCCATGAGACGCGGATGATCAGCCTGTGGCGCACGCCGCAGCAGCCGACCCGAGGGTTCGTGGACCGGATATCGGCGCTGGAGGGCGTCGACGGCGTTCTGTCGGTGTCGTTCGTGCATGGCAATCCCTGGCTCGATGTGCCCGATTGCGGCGCGCGCATCCTGGTGGTGACGGACGGAGACCGCGCTCAAGCCAGGGATCTGGCGGCCGTCCTGGGCGCGGAGATCTGGGAGCTTCGCAACCAGGCGCGCGACAGCTATGTCGAGATCGAAGAGGCCTTGGAGCTCGCGGCTGCTTCGCCGGTTCGGCCGGTGGTGTTCGCCGATGTCGCGGACAATGCCGGAGGCGGCGCGCCCAGCGATTCCACGTTTCTTCTGAAACCCCTTCTCGCCCAGACCGCCGCCAGCGCGGTCTTCGGCTGCGTTTGGGATCCGATTGCCGTTCAGATCTGCTTTGACGCGGGCCTTGGCGCGCGGCTGCCCCTGCGGATCGGTGGCAAGTGCGGCGCGACTTCCGGAGACGCCGTGGACGTCCAGGCGACCGTCAGGGGGCTCATCCGCGACCACGACCAGGCTGGACAAGGAAGGTCGCCGGTGGGCCACTCGGCCTGGATCTCGGTCGGTAATATCGACATCGTCCTGATCTCGAAGCGCGTCCAGACCCTAACGACTCGGGTCTATGACGAGTTCGGCATAGATCTAAAATCGAAGGATATTGTCGTTGCGAAGTCGACGCAGCACTTCTTCGCGTCGTTTTCCCAGCTCTCAGAACGTATTATCTATGTGACGAGCGACGGAACACTTCGGCCGGACTTCGAAAACATCAAGTATAAGAAGAATATCTCCCCCTACTGGCCCAAGTTTGAGGACCCGCGCTCGTGA
- a CDS encoding amidohydrolase family protein, whose translation MAGASGAVAAYDQVIRNGRVLDGAGNPWVAADIAIQDGRIAKVGRIEAVGIREIDATGLYVAPGFIDMMDQSGKILMEHGLAPNKTAMGVTTVIAGELGTPVPAPQVSDFLDGLERRGVAVNFGTYFSATHARREVMGDGSGRPSADEMARMCEIIATAMQQGCFGITTALVYAPAAFQDTDELVELARAAGAYGGIYASHVRDEAQGLVGAIEEAITIGERAGVQVEIFHLKAAYRPGAGTLIAEVGRVIEAARARGVSIAANMYPYVAAATGLEVTAPTWLFADGKQTALERLRSPAVRDELKLAVEAGATDDWSNFVEASGGWDNVVLANAYNPEYDRFRFRSLSTIARELRQHPADVAWDIVLAAQPNRALALYFMMDESDVVSALRFPWTSIGSDAAAAAVLGGTDGLGLPHPRSYGTFPRIIAEYVRRRQVLSLPEAVRKMTSWPAMRMGLDDRGLIKAGLYADIVVFDLDKIDDCASWESPTAAAVGIEHVLVNGQAVVSDGRPTAATPGIALRGPGSRRRPPGAAPVD comes from the coding sequence ATGGCTGGCGCATCTGGGGCTGTGGCGGCCTATGACCAAGTCATCCGCAACGGGCGGGTCTTGGACGGCGCGGGAAATCCCTGGGTCGCCGCCGACATCGCCATCCAGGACGGCCGCATCGCCAAGGTCGGCCGGATCGAGGCGGTGGGAATCCGGGAGATCGACGCCACCGGGCTCTATGTCGCGCCCGGCTTCATCGACATGATGGACCAGTCGGGCAAGATTCTCATGGAGCACGGACTGGCGCCCAACAAGACCGCCATGGGCGTCACGACGGTCATCGCCGGTGAGCTCGGCACGCCAGTGCCCGCGCCGCAGGTTTCCGACTTTCTGGACGGCTTGGAGCGGCGCGGCGTCGCCGTCAATTTCGGGACCTATTTCAGCGCCACCCATGCCCGGCGTGAGGTCATGGGCGATGGTTCCGGCCGTCCCTCCGCCGATGAGATGGCGCGGATGTGCGAGATCATCGCCACGGCGATGCAACAGGGGTGCTTCGGGATCACCACGGCCCTTGTCTATGCGCCGGCGGCCTTCCAGGACACTGACGAACTCGTGGAGCTGGCGAGGGCCGCGGGCGCCTATGGCGGCATCTATGCCAGTCACGTGCGAGACGAGGCGCAGGGCCTGGTGGGGGCGATCGAGGAAGCGATCACCATCGGTGAACGCGCCGGCGTCCAGGTGGAGATCTTCCATCTGAAGGCGGCCTATCGGCCCGGGGCAGGAACGCTCATCGCCGAGGTCGGCCGGGTGATCGAGGCGGCCCGCGCGCGGGGCGTGAGCATCGCGGCGAACATGTATCCGTACGTGGCCGCGGCGACGGGCCTGGAGGTGACCGCGCCCACATGGCTCTTTGCCGACGGCAAGCAGACGGCGCTCGAGCGCCTGCGGTCGCCCGCCGTTCGCGATGAGCTCAAGCTCGCGGTCGAAGCCGGGGCCACCGACGACTGGTCGAACTTCGTCGAGGCCAGCGGTGGGTGGGACAATGTCGTCCTGGCCAATGCCTACAACCCCGAATACGACCGCTTCCGCTTCCGGAGCCTATCGACGATCGCGCGGGAGCTCCGACAGCACCCCGCAGATGTGGCCTGGGACATCGTGCTCGCGGCCCAGCCGAACCGGGCCCTGGCGCTATACTTCATGATGGATGAAAGCGATGTGGTCTCTGCGCTCCGCTTCCCATGGACCAGCATCGGCAGCGATGCGGCCGCCGCGGCGGTTCTGGGTGGGACGGATGGGCTTGGCCTCCCACACCCGCGCAGCTACGGAACCTTCCCGCGAATCATCGCCGAATATGTGCGCCGACGTCAGGTCCTCTCGCTCCCGGAGGCGGTTCGGAAAATGACCAGCTGGCCGGCCATGCGCATGGGCCTCGACGACAGAGGCCTCATCAAGGCCGGGCTCTACGCCGACATCGTTGTCTTCGATCTCGACAAGATCGACGACTGCGCCAGCTGGGAGAGCCCAACCGCCGCGGCCGTCGGGATCGAGCATGTCCTGGTGAACGGGCAGGCGGTGGTTTCGGACGGCAGACCCACGGCGGCGACGCCGGGGATTGCGCTCCGGGGACCGGGAAGCCGGCGGCGTCCGCCCGGCGCGGCCCCGGTCGATTGA
- a CDS encoding helix-turn-helix domain-containing protein yields MANGDDKGRLGQCLRSIRKGRGLTLEEVARQTGIARSTLSKVENGQMSLTYDKLLQISEGLRVDIAELFGASQQGGPGSGMGRRSMFWRGEGANVETKNYDHVYMFTDLAKKRMQPIMCRMHARTMEEFGDLVTHSGEEFIVVLEGAIEVVTEFYSPVRLEAGDGIYIDSGMKHAYLSVGDGDARAIAVCSSSSEDILEALPPAPRLRAATEPA; encoded by the coding sequence ATGGCCAATGGCGATGACAAGGGCAGGCTCGGGCAATGCCTGCGGTCAATCCGCAAGGGGCGCGGGCTGACGCTCGAAGAAGTGGCGCGTCAGACGGGCATCGCGCGCTCGACCCTGTCAAAGGTCGAGAACGGGCAGATGTCGCTCACCTATGACAAGCTGCTGCAAATCAGCGAGGGCCTTCGCGTCGATATCGCCGAACTGTTTGGCGCCTCCCAACAGGGGGGGCCAGGATCCGGGATGGGGCGCCGGAGCATGTTCTGGCGCGGCGAGGGCGCCAATGTTGAGACCAAGAACTATGACCATGTCTACATGTTCACAGATCTGGCCAAGAAGCGCATGCAGCCGATCATGTGTCGCATGCACGCGAGAACAATGGAGGAATTCGGGGATCTCGTGACCCATAGCGGTGAGGAATTCATCGTTGTTCTTGAGGGCGCCATCGAGGTCGTGACCGAATTCTATTCACCGGTGCGCCTCGAGGCTGGTGACGGCATCTATATCGACAGCGGCATGAAGCATGCCTACCTCTCTGTCGGGGATGGCGACGCCCGGGCCATCGCGGTCTGCTCGTCGTCCTCCGAGGACATTCTGGAGGCGCTACCCCCCGCCCCCAGGTTGCGCGCCGCGACCGAGCCGGCCTAA
- a CDS encoding FAD-binding oxidoreductase — MTLTCDVIVIGAGIAGASIASKLADQGSVILVEAEAASSYHATGRSAASIGRGYGNATIRALTDLSMDFFLSPPAGFAEVPLTRPRPWVFVAKPEEAAGLEALLRDVPTLRRADSQEVRRRVPILGPDYLGDGAIDEGCLDVDVDALTQGYLRLLKARGGQTLYSARVQQATRRGTTWHVECGQFAIEAPLLVNAAGAWADEVSRLAGLPPLGLVPHRRTAILVDAPEGLNLADLPLTMDAGEAFYFKPEAGMIMVSPADETPSSPCDAQPDEYDVALAAHLFECATGTPVRNVRHRWAGLRTFAPDRTPVVGFDSRCDGLFWLAGQGGYGVQTAPAIASLASDLILRRPPSKAKASDLVTAMSPDRLARAIA; from the coding sequence GTGACACTTACGTGCGACGTGATCGTGATTGGAGCTGGCATTGCGGGGGCCTCGATCGCGTCCAAGCTCGCCGATCAGGGATCGGTCATCCTCGTGGAGGCCGAGGCGGCCAGCAGCTATCACGCGACCGGACGGTCTGCGGCCTCGATTGGCCGGGGCTATGGAAATGCGACGATCCGCGCGCTTACCGATCTGTCGATGGACTTCTTCCTGTCGCCGCCCGCGGGGTTCGCAGAAGTCCCGCTGACCAGGCCGAGGCCCTGGGTGTTCGTGGCGAAGCCCGAGGAGGCCGCTGGTCTGGAAGCGTTGCTGCGCGACGTTCCGACGCTGCGACGCGCGGATTCCCAGGAGGTGCGGCGCAGGGTGCCGATCCTGGGGCCGGACTATCTGGGTGACGGCGCCATCGATGAGGGATGCCTGGATGTCGACGTGGACGCCCTCACGCAGGGCTACCTTCGCCTCCTGAAGGCGCGCGGCGGCCAGACGCTCTACAGCGCCCGGGTGCAACAGGCGACACGTCGCGGCACGACCTGGCATGTGGAGTGCGGACAGTTCGCCATTGAGGCGCCCTTGCTGGTCAACGCGGCCGGCGCCTGGGCCGATGAGGTTTCTCGACTGGCGGGCCTGCCGCCGCTGGGCCTGGTTCCCCACCGTCGGACCGCAATCCTGGTGGACGCGCCCGAAGGCCTGAACCTCGCCGACCTGCCGCTGACGATGGATGCCGGCGAGGCCTTCTACTTCAAGCCCGAAGCCGGGATGATCATGGTGTCCCCGGCCGACGAGACGCCATCTTCCCCCTGCGACGCGCAGCCCGACGAGTACGACGTGGCGTTGGCGGCCCATCTGTTCGAATGCGCCACAGGCACGCCGGTCCGCAACGTCCGACACCGTTGGGCGGGGTTACGCACCTTTGCTCCCGACCGGACCCCTGTGGTTGGCTTTGACTCGCGATGCGACGGCCTCTTTTGGCTCGCGGGGCAGGGGGGCTACGGCGTCCAGACGGCCCCCGCCATTGCGTCCCTGGCGTCTGACCTCATCCTCCGACGGCCGCCTTCCAAGGCGAAGGCGTCGGACCTCGTCACGGCGATGTCCCCTGACCGGCTGGCGCGCGCGATAGCGTGA